Proteins from a genomic interval of Corythoichthys intestinalis isolate RoL2023-P3 chromosome 3, ASM3026506v1, whole genome shotgun sequence:
- the LOC130913390 gene encoding uncharacterized protein LOC130913390 → MLKELVRERLIAAADEIFELFERAIASYEEQLCRAREENERHRRQLEAVSKTQTVTKLQDIQPPTVHQEEPSSHLQSGSSSLSPHIKEENVSEPRFIKQENNHLDISELPLTGVPMESEDEDEPHRRISSGDLLAPLSDTDDDDNTEEQTTPRQHTSHSKPRVGVRAGLRSPASDTSFESQSFPSTHYNTDSENKRKFSAVWDHFELISPVKVKCRICSTKLSYVNKSTSSMLRHFRARHTHEDSTNTPKIAKVSRKHALDQAVLNFLIKESQPVSIVESDSFRELLQAIEPSYVLPTKKIVNEMGSKIGCGENE, encoded by the exons ATGTTGAAAGAGTTGGTGAGGGAGCGACTCATTGCGGCCGCCGACGAAATCTTCGAACTGTTCGAACGAGCGATAGCATCGTACGAGGAGCAACTTTGTCGAGCGAGAGAGGAGAACGAGCGACACCGACGACAACTGGAAGCTGTGAGCAAGACTCAGACTGTCACCAAACTCCAAG ACATTCAGCCGCCAACTGTTCATCAGGAAGAACCATCCTCACATCTGCAGTCAGGAAGCTCAAGTTTGTCCCCCCACATTAAGGAGGAAAATGTTTCAGAGCCCCGTTTTATTAAACAGGAAAACAACCACTTAGATATCAGCGAGTTGCCGCTGACTGGTGTACCTATGGAAAGTGAGGATGAAGACGAACCGCATCGCCGTATTTCAAGTGGAGACCTCTTAGCCCCGTTGTCAGACACAGACGACGACGACAACACGGAAGAACAAACGACGCCACGTCAGCACACGTCCCACTCGAAACCCCGTGTCGGCGTGCGAGCCGGTTTGAGAAGTCCCGCAAGCGATACGTCTTTTGAATCCCAATCCTTCCCTTCAACCCACTACAATACGGACTccgaaaacaaaagaaaattctCCGCCGTGTGGGACCATTTTGAACTTATATCACCAGTGAAG GTTAAATGTCGCATTTGCTCGACTAAACTGTCCTACGTTAATAAAAGCACATCGTCAATGTTGAGACATTTCAGAGCGAGACATACCCACGAGGATTCCACGAATACGCCTAAAATAGCCAAAG tttccagaaaacatgcattgGACCAGGCAGTTCTAAATTTCCTAATCAAAGAGTCGCAACCTGTCAGCATTGTTGAGAGCGACAGCTTCAGAGAACTCCTTCAAGCCATCGAGCCGTCATACGTTTTGCCCACCAAAAAG ATAGTCAACGAAATGGGGTCCAAAATCGGCTGCGGCGAAAATGAGTGA